CAATCAAGGAGAATAGATTGTTAATTTTGAATTACCACGATACTCTGATGCCATACCTGAGATGCATAGACACTACTAGTACAAAGACTTATGCGACAAGCTACGGCTTATGTTGCAGTTAATGATTCCCGCTATCATCAGCTTATTTCCCATTGGTATAATCTATAGCTAGATAGCCGTTATTTCTGCAGTGTATGAACTACTTGCTACTTCTTTCTTCATTGATGCTTCCTTAACTATTATTTTACGTCTCATCTGCAGAAGAGTTAGTGCTGATATTATTAACGTTTCACTGTTTGCAAAATGTCTCGAGAAAAATAGGGAACTGCTCAAGGTGAAATTTCAGGATAGAGTTGTAATAGAATTCTAGTGTCTTCAGTCCGCACTTAACTTGCTTGAGCTTCTCCCATACCCCTCGCATATCATTAGCTACATCATAGCAGCTCCACCCTTTATTAACCACAGGCAGAAACTGTGCAAGACTAGCTACACAGTTAAAGAATTGAAAGGGCCTAGGAGAGCCCTTTTCTTGTCTAAACAAGTTCATTGCTTGCCTGCTTATGCATATCAGTCTATTTTACTGAATTTCAGAAAAGCTAGATTGCTACttaatctttttttcttctacaGGCTGGCCAATTATTGTGAGATGCAACACGTTCATTCTTCAACAAAATGGAGAAGTCGATGAACGTAAATGTTCATCAACTTTGTTCCCAAAGGTTCATCGACAACTATATGGATTTTGGTAAAGTAGCCGAAACCATATTGGGTGGTGAACGTATTAATGGGTTGTTGATGAGAAACCTAATATACAAATGAAGAGGAGAAAGCTTATGAATCGGTATCGATGATTTTGCAAGATAGAATTGTAGGTCACATTTTAGAGGAGGTGGCAGATCATGGTGATCCTTCCCTGTCTGTTCAGATCCTGAACGGAGAGCGCTCATGTCACTCTTCTGAAACTTCTGGAATCCTTCCTCAAGAAGCTTCAGGGATATGGAATAGGCTTGATGATAAGGTATCAACGGACGGGCAGGAAGCTTAGTTGCCAATTGAACAAGGGGACTGCGAATATGATTGAAACTCGGAAATCAGACCTATGAGCTTTGTGTCTCAACTCGTCAGATGTGCATCCTAATGCAATTCAACAATGATGAATGTTTGAGTTTCGAACAGCTTCAAAAGGCTACAGAAATTCCGGTTGCACACCTGAGAAGATCCCTGGAGTCTCTCATATTCGAAGGGCAAAACATCCTTTCTGTGCAAGATGGTTATTTCGCGGTCAACGACCATTTCAGTTGCATTCAAAAGAGGATTGTTTTTAAAACGGCTGAGACAGTTGAAGAAGAAACACCTAACAATGACGAGATCTGGAAACTCATGCCCCTCATCGCATAAatcatgaagaaaaaaaaacaacttGAACATAACAAGTTGATACAATCGGTCGATGTTGAGATTTTTAAAAGGTCTCAGAAGATGGATATAGGGAATGCCATTGAGTCTCTAATTGACAAAGAGCTATCTAGAATGGCATTCCTTATATCCATCTCAAAAGGAGACCTTTTAAAAATCTCAACATCGACCGATTGTATCAACTTGTTATGTTCaagttgtttttttttcttcatgatTTATGCGATGAGGGGCATGAGTTTCCAGATCTCGTCATTGTTAGGTGTTTCTTCTTCAACTGTCTCAGCCGTTTTAAAAACAATCCTCTTTTGAATGCAACTGAAATGGTCGTTGACCGCGAAATAACCATCTTGCACAGAAAGGATGTTTTGCCCTTCGAATATGAGAGACTCCAGGGATCTTCTCAGGTGTGCAACCGGAATTTCTGTAGCCTTTTGAAGCTGTTCGAAACTCAAACATTCATCATTGTTGAATTGCATTAGGATGCACATCTGACGAGTTGAGACACAAAGCTCATAGGTCTGATTTCCGAGTTTCAATCATATTCGCAGTCCCCTTGTTCAATTGGCAACTAAGCTTCCTGCCCGTCCGTTGATACCTTATCATCAGCCTATTCCATATCCCTGAAGCTTCTTGAGGAAGGATTCCAGAAGTTTCAGAAGAGTGACATGAGCGCTCTCCGTTCAGGATCTGAACAGACAGGGAAGGATCACCATGATCTGCCACCTCCTCTAAAATGTGACCTACAATTCTATCTTGCAAAATCATCGATACCGATTCATAAGCTTTCTCCTCTTCATTTGTATATACCTTAGACTCTATCATGATTCGCCTTAGGTTTCTCATCAACAGCCCGTTAATACGTTCACCACCTAATATGGTTTCGGCTACTTTACCAAAATCCATATAGTTGTCGATGAACCTTTGGGAACAAAGTTGATGAACATTTACGTTCATCGACTTCTCCATTTTGTTGAAGATCCATCCGATACGTCTGACAAAAATTGAATGTATTCTCCATTCTTCCAAGAGATGCTCCAAGTATTGAACTCCCTGTGATGCTACAATTTCAGCGCTCACAGGGAGTGTCCCGATGGCTCTgacaaatatatcatgaacttGTTGCATCTCACAATAATTGGCCAGCCtgtagaagaaaaaaagattagGTAGCAATCTAGCTTTCCTGAAATCCAGTAAAATAAACTGATATGCATAAGCAGGCAAGCAATGAACTGTTTAGACAAGAAAAGGGCTCTCCTAGGCCCTTTCAATTCTTTAACTGTGTAGCTAGTCATAAACAGTTTCTGCCTGTGGTTAATAAAGGATGGAGCTGCTATGATGTAGCAAATGATATGTGAGGGGTATGGGAGAAGCTCAAGCAAGTTAAGTGCGGACTGAAGACACTAAACATGACACAGTTCAAAGGGGTGGCAGAGAAATTAAGAGATACTACAAGCAagttgaaaatggtacaaataGAGATGGGCCAACACTTGCACACTGATTAAACAAGATAAGGAACTAAAGAAGGAGAGTATCTCCGACGGAAGACAAGGATGAAATGGCTAAAAGGAGGAGACTCAAATTCTCCATACTTTTTTCCAAGCATGAAGAACAGGTATTCTCAGAATCACATATGCCTAAGTGACTAGTCTGCAAGGAACTCAACTTCACAAACCAGAGGAGATAGAATCAGAGGTCATAAAGTACTACAAAGATCTACAGGGCAACACTTCTAAGGAATTGCTGGCAATAAATCCTAACATTCTCAGGTTAGGGAATATTCTGAATGGAGACCAACAAAGGGACCTGATTCAAGCAGTGACTAAGGAGGAAGTACGAAATGCATTTGGGAGTATTGATGATGACAAGGCACCGGGTGGTGTGATTGCCTAAATGCACATTTTTTTCAAACAGAATACCAATCATAATAACACAGACCCCGCCCAATCTTCACTATTCCCTCTATCCTATCAGCAAACACAATACCAATCATAATAAGGCAGCGCCTACATACATCCATAAAATTTTGGCATAAACCAATACTGGAACACACACATACATCACCAATCATAATAACGCAGCACCTACGTCCATCAACAAAATTACGGCATATACCTACACTTGAACCCACACATACATCAACAaaaccccacccccaccccactaCCCAACCCTAGTACTCCCTCACTTCCACTTAGATAAGTCTCATTTTCCTTTTCACTATGTTGATAATACCTACTTTAAACCCATAACATATCAACTTAATGTGAAAGGTAGCTCTTAACAGATAACTAATGATTATTTGCAAGAAAATCTTTCATTGAAACACACAGAGAGGCATATACATCAACTCCTACCAAACCCCACACACCCAAATGAGCatttcagaaaatgaagaacaCTTATGAGAGGTAACAATTTAACTTACATAAAAATTTCACCCAGAAGTATGTAATACTCATCACGATTTTGACAACACTGATGGAGTAAAACTTTGAGTCTAGCCATATGCTCCATAGTAGTTTGTTGATTTCTGCAAGAAAATAGGTCTTTAGCAAATGGAAAATTGGTCGTTACTTGAGTATTACTTTAATAAAACTTCACACGAGATGAACACATGTAATGTTACTATAACAATTGATGATCTTGATACATTTATGCCTAATAGagtgataaaaaaattatacaccTATGCCTAACAGAGTAATAGAAACAATATAAGAACTCAAAACATTTCAGAAGCAAATAAGGAAGCACTGAAGATTAG
This Solanum dulcamara chromosome 8, daSolDulc1.2, whole genome shotgun sequence DNA region includes the following protein-coding sequences:
- the LOC129900949 gene encoding uncharacterized protein LOC129900949 isoform X2, which produces MEHMARLKVLLHQCCQNRDEYYILLGEIFMLANYCEMQQVHDIFVRAIGTLPVSAEIVASQGVQYLEHLLEEWRIHSIFVRRIGWIFNKMEKSMNVNVHQLCSQRFIDNYMDFGKVAETILGGERINGLLMRNLRRIMIESKVYTNEEEKAYESVSMILQDRIVGHILEEVADHGDPSLSVQILNGERSCHSSETSGILPQEASGIWNRLMIRYQRTGRKLSCQLNKGTANMIETRKSDL
- the LOC129900949 gene encoding uncharacterized protein LOC129900949 isoform X1, whose translation is MNCLRNQQTTMEHMARLKVLLHQCCQNRDEYYILLGEIFMLANYCEMQQVHDIFVRAIGTLPVSAEIVASQGVQYLEHLLEEWRIHSIFVRRIGWIFNKMEKSMNVNVHQLCSQRFIDNYMDFGKVAETILGGERINGLLMRNLRRIMIESKVYTNEEEKAYESVSMILQDRIVGHILEEVADHGDPSLSVQILNGERSCHSSETSGILPQEASGIWNRLMIRYQRTGRKLSCQLNKGTANMIETRKSDL